A genomic window from Vigna radiata var. radiata cultivar VC1973A unplaced genomic scaffold, Vradiata_ver6 scaffold_153, whole genome shotgun sequence includes:
- the LOC106752621 gene encoding ferritin-3, chloroplastic-like produces MSVYSIVVGSSSSVCVSLSERLKLGPSLSSSEPFFNPENIIRFSKRNGGCGVVAKAMMNKPIFNTTFEPFEEVKKELLVIPTELHASLARQNYTDQSEAALNAQINVEYNVSYVYHAMYAYFDRDNVALKGLAKFFKDASMEERQHAEMMMEYQNKRGGKVQLLSMIMPFSEFDHAEKGDALYAMELALSLERMNNEKLLSLHRLASENNDAQFVDLLESHFLVDQVEDIKKISEYVAQLRRMGKGHGVWHFDQMLLNGGVAA; encoded by the exons ATGTCGGTTTATtctat AGTGGTTGGAAGTTCTTCATCCGTGTGTGTCTCGCTCTCTGAAAGACTGAAGCTTGGCCCTTCTCTGTCTTCCTCAGAACCCTTTTTCAACCCTGAGAATATTATCAGATTCTCCAAGAGAAATGGGGGTTGTGGGGTTGTAGCTAAGGCTATGATGAACAAACCCATTTTCAATACAACGTTTGAACCTTTTGAGGAAGTGAAAAAAGAGCTTCTTGTCATCCCCACAGAGCTCCATGCGTCACTGGCTCGCCAGAACTACACTGATCAGTCTGAGGCTGCACTCAATGCACAGATCAA CGTGGAATACAATGTCTCCTACGTGTATCATGCCATGTACGCCTATTTCGACAGAGATAATGTTGCTCTGAAAGGATTGGC caaattttttaaggACGCAAGTATGGAGGAAAGACAACATGCTGAGATGATGATGGAATATCAG AATAAAAGAGGAGGTAAGGTTCAACTGCTGTCAATGATAATGCCATTTTCAGAGTTTGATCATGCAGAAAAAGGTGATGCATTATATG CAATGGAACTTGCATTGTCTCTGGAAAGGATGAACAATGAGAAGCTTTTAAGTTTACACAGG TTAGCAAGTGAAAACAACGATGCTCAGTTTGTTGACTTGCTCGAAAGCCACTTTTTGGTCGATCAG gTGGAAGATATTAAGAAGATCTCAGAATATGTGGCTCAGTTAAGAAGGATGGGCAAAGGACATG GTGTGTGGCACTTTGATCAGATGCTCCTAAATGGAGGTGTAGCTGCATGA
- the LOC106752593 gene encoding APO protein 3, mitochondrial-like: MGATVIFSKLSLLKRLSHRLNRTLSFASETWPAATEFIDDGFPYSDVPKRRRRNSERKAYVTPMKVLIERAKAERETRKAQPCRVLEEPPANGLLVPELVDVAHRVYQARGSLLFGLSQLVRVIPVLCCRLCSEVHIGYVGHEIRTCTGPDSVSRHSTHVWTRGGVRDVVSFPKCFHLYDRVGRPRVGHDERFSIPRIPAIVELCIQAGLDLEKYPTKRRTKPVYCIEGRIVDFESVVKEDETEGKCSFGNDKPSVNSSTSLNQPIEKVHNLLENNISHLDQLNDEERNKLRDLSNHILNSWIEMSSGAKKIMEKYPVNTCGYCPEIQVGPKGHKLRMCKASKHQSRNGLHAWQEATLDDLIGPNYVWHVEDLNGPALNNNLKRYYGKAPAVVELCVHGGAPVPDQYRSMMRLDVVSPDRDEVDLVA, translated from the exons ATGGGTGCCACCGTCATTTTTTCGAAGCTTTCACTCCTGAAACGACTATCTCACCGCTTAAATAGAACCCTCTCCTTCGCGTCGGAGACTTGGCCAGCGGCGACGGAGTTCATCGACGATGGATTCCCGTATTCCGATGTTCCGAAACGTCGGCGGAGAAATTCTGAGAGGAAGGCGTACGTGACGCCGATGAAGGTTCTGATCGAGAGGGCAAAGGCGGAGAGAGAAACGCGAAAAGCGCAGCCATGTAGGGTTTTGGAGGAACCACCAGCGAACGGGTTGTTGGTGCCGGAACTGGTAGATGTAGCCCATCGAGTTTATCAAGCTCGGGGCTCGCTCCTCTTCGGACTGAGTCAACTAGTTCGAGTCATTCCCGTTTTGTGCTGCCG GCTTTGTAGTGAGGTCCACATTGGTTATGTTGGTCATGAAATTCGAACATGTACTGGACCAGATAGTGTTTCCCGGCATTCGACACATGTCTGGACAAGGGGAGGTGTTCGAGATGTGGTTAGCTTCCCTAAGTGCTTTCATCTCTATGATCGTGTTGGTAGGCCAAGAGTTGGGCATGATGAAAGGTTCAGCATTCCTCGTATACCTGCCATTGTTGAACTATGTATACAGGCAGGGCTAGACCTTGAAAAATATCCTACTAAAAGAAGAACAAAGCCTGTATATTGTATTGAAGGAAGAATTGTAGATTTTGAATCAGTTGTTAAAGAGGATGAAACTGAAGGAAAATGTTCTTTTGGAAATGACAAACCTTCTGTGAATTCATCTACTTCGCTGAACCAACCTATAGAGAAGGTCCACAATTTATTGGAGAACAATATAAGCCATCTGGATCAGCTAAATGATGAAGAAAGGAACAAGTTAAGGGATTTAAGTAATCATATACTGAACTCATGGATTGAGATGTCATCAGGTGCAAAGAAGATCATGGAGAAGTATCCTGTGAATACTTGTGGCTATTGTCCTGAGATCCAGGTTGGTCCTAAAGGACATAAGTTGAGAATGTGCAAGGCTTCAAAGCATCAGTCTCGAAATGGTTTGCATGCATGGCAAGAGGCTACATTAGATGATCTTATAGGTCCAAATTATGTCTGGCATGTGGAGGATCTGAATGGACCTGCTCTGAATAACAATCTTAAGAGATATTATGGGAAGGCTCCAGCTGTGGTGGAACTCTGTGTGCATGGTGGAGCTCCTGTTCCTGATCAATATAGGAGCATGATGAGATTAGACGTAGTTTCCCCTGATCGAGATGAAGTCGATCTTGTGGCTTAA